A stretch of Dysidea avara chromosome 5, odDysAvar1.4, whole genome shotgun sequence DNA encodes these proteins:
- the LOC136255965 gene encoding mediator of RNA polymerase II transcription subunit 8-like isoform X2: MDEKALDTTVASLSNKVLEVKTLLQQLLAKLEQDPTLVWPGMLDSFSALSGSINTLMKQMSHDKTQPLQNFVFLPLQLSSDHDPALAKSTEGRVSTLHHEIVPDYLRTKLDLDLERHQKDTEKEADKMETSGNIQQLVADHNSLLSAVIDLVSTAREEWTEYSSKLEDSTKNRSVETRKLVHIVLRGEGLSALSAVRRNSLLGNKQLKDRGLKAPSSVRADLKTLSYTSPYSIPKPPR, translated from the exons ATG GACGAGAAGGCGCTAGACACAACAGTTGCTAGCCTGTCCAACAAGGTGTTGGAGGTAAAGACGTTACTACAGCAACTACTCGCCAAACTGGAACAAGACCCAACGCTAGTATG GCCGGGAATGTTGGACAGCTTTTCAGCATTATCAG GTTCCATCAACACGCTGATGAAGCAGATGTCACATGACAAGACTCAGCCACTACAGAACTTTGTTTTCTTACCCCTCCAGCTATCTAGTGACCATGACCCAGCACTTGCA AAATCAACTGAAGGAAGAGTATCAACATTACATCATGAAATTG TACCGGACTACCTGAGGACCAAGCTAGACCTTGATCTTGAGAGACATCAGAAGGATACTGAGAAGGAAGCAGACAAGATGGAGACATCTGGGAACATCCAGCAACTAGTCGCCGATCATAACTCACTGCTCTCTGCAGTCATTGACCTTGTGAGCACTGCCAGAGAAGAGTGGACCGAATATTCCAGTAAACTAG AGGACTCCACTAAGAATCGTTCAGTAGAAACCAGGAAGTTGGTGCACATAGTACTGAGAGGGGAAG GTCTATCAGCATTGTCAGCTGTCAGGAGGAATTCTTTACTTGGCAACAAACAACTCAAGGACAGAG GTTTGAAGGCACCCAGTTCAGTTAGGGCGGACTTGAAGACATTGTCATATACATCTCCATACTCCATTCCTAAACCACCTAGATAA
- the LOC136255964 gene encoding alpha-1,3/1,6-mannosyltransferase ALG2-like yields MVRVAFVHPDLGIGGAERLVVDAALALQSRGHDVHIFTAHHDRKRCFPETRNGKVGVTTIGNWLPRHVFQYGHALCAYIKMVYVAIYISLMSLCFWRRYEVFICDQVSTCVPFLRYMTRAKVVFYCHYPDQLLTSTYSLSGARKVYRDVLNWIEEQTTGMAHEILCNSYFTKEMFERTFRSLFLRKVNVLYPSIDFSSFDIDPPPMPDVVQPGRTRIIFLVINRYERKKNTRLVIESTRKMVEKYAITDHKEPHLIIAGGYDPRLPENVEYFKELQQVAEQFRLKDKVHFYKNISHEEKVALLKLCDVFVYPPSKEHFGIGPLEAMYMGKPVIAINDGGPTETVSHGETGWLTEPKANRFSNRMLNFVRHPEEIEKFGKAGRKRVLDIFSYQKFVDNFDELVQRLSTSSGEDD; encoded by the coding sequence ATGGTGAGAGTGGCATTTGTTCATCCTGATCTCGGCATCGGTGGAGCAGAAAGGCTTGTTGTTGATGCTGCTTTAGCATTACAATCACGTGGTCATGACGTCCACATCTTTACTGCCCACCATGACAGGAAGAGATGCTTCCCTGAGACAAGAAATGGGAAAGTTGGTGTAACCACCATTGGAAATTGGCTACCGCGGCATGTATTCCAGTATGGGCATGCCCTCTGTGCCTACATTAAGATGGTCTACGTGGCTATTTACATATCACTGATGAGCCTATGCTTTTGGAGGAGGTATGAAGTGTTCATATGTGATCAGGTGTCCACATGTGTGCCATTTCTGCGATACATGACTCGAGCTAAAGTCGTGTTCTACTGCCATTATCCAGATCAGTTGTTAACCAGCACTTACTCACTCAGTGGAGCAAGAAAAGTCTATCGCGATGTACTGAACTGGATTGAAGAACAAACCACTGGAATGGCACATGAGATACTCTGCAATTCTTACTTCACCAAGGAAATGTTTGAAAGAACTTTTAGGAGTCTTTTCCTTCGCAAAGTTAATGTGTTATATCCCTCCATAGATTTTTCCAGTTTTGATATAGATCCTCCTCCCATGCCAGATGTTGTTCAACCAGGCCGTACTCGTATTATCTTCCTTGTCATTAACAGATATGAAAGAAAGAAGAACACCCGATTGGTTATAGAGAGCACACGAAAGATGGTTGAGAAGTACGCAATTACTGACCACAAGGAGCCACATTTGATAATTGCTGGAGGATATGACCCTCGTTTACCAGAAAATGTTGAATATTTCAAAGAGTTACAACAGGTTGCTGAACAATTTCGCCTTAAAGATAAGGTTCATTTTTATAAGAATATCAGCCATGAAGAAAAGGTTGCACTGTTGAAGCTCTGTGACGTATTTGTCTACCCTCCATCTAAAGAGCACTTTGGTATTGGTCCATTAGAAGCAATGTACATGGGTAAACCAGTAATAGCTATCAATGATGGAGGACCTACTGAAACTGTATCACATGGGGAGACAGGTTGGCTGACCGAGCCCAAAGCCAACCGTTTCTCGAACCGCATGTTGAACTTTGTACGTCACCCTGAGGAAATTGAGAAGTTTGGAAAGGCTGGCCGCAAGCGTGTCCTAGATATATTCTCCTATCAAAAGTTTGTAGATAATTTTGATGAGTTGGTCCAGCGTCTGTCAACCTCATCAGGTGAAGATGACTAG
- the LOC136255965 gene encoding mediator of RNA polymerase II transcription subunit 8-like isoform X1 yields MQQDEKALDTTVASLSNKVLEVKTLLQQLLAKLEQDPTLVWPGMLDSFSALSGSINTLMKQMSHDKTQPLQNFVFLPLQLSSDHDPALAKSTEGRVSTLHHEIVPDYLRTKLDLDLERHQKDTEKEADKMETSGNIQQLVADHNSLLSAVIDLVSTAREEWTEYSSKLEDSTKNRSVETRKLVHIVLRGEGLSALSAVRRNSLLGNKQLKDRGLKAPSSVRADLKTLSYTSPYSIPKPPR; encoded by the exons ATGCAACAGGACGAGAAGGCGCTAGACACAACAGTTGCTAGCCTGTCCAACAAGGTGTTGGAGGTAAAGACGTTACTACAGCAACTACTCGCCAAACTGGAACAAGACCCAACGCTAGTATG GCCGGGAATGTTGGACAGCTTTTCAGCATTATCAG GTTCCATCAACACGCTGATGAAGCAGATGTCACATGACAAGACTCAGCCACTACAGAACTTTGTTTTCTTACCCCTCCAGCTATCTAGTGACCATGACCCAGCACTTGCA AAATCAACTGAAGGAAGAGTATCAACATTACATCATGAAATTG TACCGGACTACCTGAGGACCAAGCTAGACCTTGATCTTGAGAGACATCAGAAGGATACTGAGAAGGAAGCAGACAAGATGGAGACATCTGGGAACATCCAGCAACTAGTCGCCGATCATAACTCACTGCTCTCTGCAGTCATTGACCTTGTGAGCACTGCCAGAGAAGAGTGGACCGAATATTCCAGTAAACTAG AGGACTCCACTAAGAATCGTTCAGTAGAAACCAGGAAGTTGGTGCACATAGTACTGAGAGGGGAAG GTCTATCAGCATTGTCAGCTGTCAGGAGGAATTCTTTACTTGGCAACAAACAACTCAAGGACAGAG GTTTGAAGGCACCCAGTTCAGTTAGGGCGGACTTGAAGACATTGTCATATACATCTCCATACTCCATTCCTAAACCACCTAGATAA